The following coding sequences lie in one Arachis ipaensis cultivar K30076 chromosome B03, Araip1.1, whole genome shotgun sequence genomic window:
- the LOC107630249 gene encoding uncharacterized protein LOC107630249 isoform X1 translates to MIVAGSDIYQETLAKALAKHFGARLLIVDSLSLPGGTPSKEVDSAKESSKPERPSVLAKRSTHAASLKHSKPASSVDAEIVGGSTISSQAMLKQEVSTASSKGTTIKTGDRVKFVGNFPSAVSSIQNHPSRVMLLGGRAPEYLAHDPLVALVIKLFSSGKALTSICLRQLILAAAGVAKDHKFTAFPPVKPAPVASGAYWVEPDTSNSGGW, encoded by the exons ATGATAG TTGCAG GTTCGGATATATATCAGGAGACTCTTGCCAAGGCACTTGCAAAGCATTTTGGTGCAAGGCTACTAATTGTGGATTCCCTTTCACTACCTGGT GGAACTCCATCAAAGGAAGTTGATTCTGCTAAAGAAAGTTCAAAGCCTGAACGACCATCTGTGTTGGCCAAGAGAAGTACACATGCTGCTTCTTTAAAACATAGTAAACCAGCTTCTAGTGTTGATGCTGAAATTGTGGGTGGATCCACAATAAGTTCTCAGGCTATGCTGAAGCAGGAGGTTTCTACTGCTTCATCAAAAGGCACTACTATTAAAACAG GTGATCGAGTAAAATTTGTTGGTAACTTCCCTTCTGCTGTCTCATCAATACAAAATCATCCTTCAAG GGTGATGTTACTGGGTGGAAGAGCGCCAGAGTATCTTGCTCATGATCCTCTTGTGGCACTGGTGATCAAGCTTTTCAGTTCTGGAAAAGCACTTACTTCCATTTGCCTCAGACAGTTGATTCTGGCGGCTGCAGGTGTAGCTAAAGATCACAAGTTTACCGCTTTTCCTCCTGTTAAACCAGCACCGGTTGCCTCTGGTGCTTATTGGGTTGAACCAGACACTAGCAACAGTGGTGGATGGTAA
- the LOC107630249 gene encoding uncharacterized protein LOC107630249 isoform X2 produces MIGSDIYQETLAKALAKHFGARLLIVDSLSLPGGTPSKEVDSAKESSKPERPSVLAKRSTHAASLKHSKPASSVDAEIVGGSTISSQAMLKQEVSTASSKGTTIKTGDRVKFVGNFPSAVSSIQNHPSRVMLLGGRAPEYLAHDPLVALVIKLFSSGKALTSICLRQLILAAAGVAKDHKFTAFPPVKPAPVASGAYWVEPDTSNSGGW; encoded by the exons ATGATAG GTTCGGATATATATCAGGAGACTCTTGCCAAGGCACTTGCAAAGCATTTTGGTGCAAGGCTACTAATTGTGGATTCCCTTTCACTACCTGGT GGAACTCCATCAAAGGAAGTTGATTCTGCTAAAGAAAGTTCAAAGCCTGAACGACCATCTGTGTTGGCCAAGAGAAGTACACATGCTGCTTCTTTAAAACATAGTAAACCAGCTTCTAGTGTTGATGCTGAAATTGTGGGTGGATCCACAATAAGTTCTCAGGCTATGCTGAAGCAGGAGGTTTCTACTGCTTCATCAAAAGGCACTACTATTAAAACAG GTGATCGAGTAAAATTTGTTGGTAACTTCCCTTCTGCTGTCTCATCAATACAAAATCATCCTTCAAG GGTGATGTTACTGGGTGGAAGAGCGCCAGAGTATCTTGCTCATGATCCTCTTGTGGCACTGGTGATCAAGCTTTTCAGTTCTGGAAAAGCACTTACTTCCATTTGCCTCAGACAGTTGATTCTGGCGGCTGCAGGTGTAGCTAAAGATCACAAGTTTACCGCTTTTCCTCCTGTTAAACCAGCACCGGTTGCCTCTGGTGCTTATTGGGTTGAACCAGACACTAGCAACAGTGGTGGATGGTAA
- the LOC107630249 gene encoding uncharacterized protein LOC107630249 isoform X3, which produces MIVAGSDIYQETLAKALAKHFGARLLIVDSLSLPGGTPSKEVDSAKESSKPERPSVLAKRSTHAASLKHSKPASSVDAEIVGGSTISSQAMLKQEVSTASSKGTTIKTGDRVKFVGNFPSAVSSIQNHPSRLQLMLQTMTG; this is translated from the exons ATGATAG TTGCAG GTTCGGATATATATCAGGAGACTCTTGCCAAGGCACTTGCAAAGCATTTTGGTGCAAGGCTACTAATTGTGGATTCCCTTTCACTACCTGGT GGAACTCCATCAAAGGAAGTTGATTCTGCTAAAGAAAGTTCAAAGCCTGAACGACCATCTGTGTTGGCCAAGAGAAGTACACATGCTGCTTCTTTAAAACATAGTAAACCAGCTTCTAGTGTTGATGCTGAAATTGTGGGTGGATCCACAATAAGTTCTCAGGCTATGCTGAAGCAGGAGGTTTCTACTGCTTCATCAAAAGGCACTACTATTAAAACAG GTGATCGAGTAAAATTTGTTGGTAACTTCCCTTCTGCTGTCTCATCAATACAAAATCATCCTTCAAG ACTTCAATTGATGCTGCAAACTATGACAGGGTGA
- the LOC107630249 gene encoding uncharacterized protein LOC107630249 isoform X4 produces MIVAGSDIYQETLAKALAKHFGARLLIVDSLSLPGGTPSKEVDSAKESSKPERPSVLAKRSTHAASLKHSKPASSVDAEIVGGSTISSQAMLKQEVSTASSKGTTIKTGDRVKFVGNFPSAVSSIQNHPSRYGTYLIDLH; encoded by the exons ATGATAG TTGCAG GTTCGGATATATATCAGGAGACTCTTGCCAAGGCACTTGCAAAGCATTTTGGTGCAAGGCTACTAATTGTGGATTCCCTTTCACTACCTGGT GGAACTCCATCAAAGGAAGTTGATTCTGCTAAAGAAAGTTCAAAGCCTGAACGACCATCTGTGTTGGCCAAGAGAAGTACACATGCTGCTTCTTTAAAACATAGTAAACCAGCTTCTAGTGTTGATGCTGAAATTGTGGGTGGATCCACAATAAGTTCTCAGGCTATGCTGAAGCAGGAGGTTTCTACTGCTTCATCAAAAGGCACTACTATTAAAACAG GTGATCGAGTAAAATTTGTTGGTAACTTCCCTTCTGCTGTCTCATCAATACAAAATCATCCTTCAAG ATACGGCACTTATTTAATTGATCTGCATTGA